A region from the Coffea eugenioides isolate CCC68of chromosome 9, Ceug_1.0, whole genome shotgun sequence genome encodes:
- the LOC113783799 gene encoding histidine kinase 4, with amino-acid sequence MGQKTQQSHHMVAVTVNEQLGTKRKYKFFPRAWLPKILALWIVLVLFGSRTIYTRLDAVTKERRKEILVSMCDQRARMLQDQFSVSVNHVHALAILISTFHYLKNPSAIDQNTFAEYADRTGFERPLFNGVAYAQKVVNSGREEFERQHGWIIRTMKGEPSPIRDEYAPVIFSQDTVSYIGSLDMMSGEEDRENILRARNTGKAVLTSPFRLLGSHHLGVVLTIPVYRTELSPNPTKEERIQATAGYLGGAFDVESLVENLLSQLAGHQAIVVNVYDVTNSSDPLIMYGNQYEVGDMAPEHVSRLDFGDPYRKHEMMCRYLQKAPTPWSALTTAMLAFVVGFLVGYIIYSAAIHIVKVEDDFHQMQELKVRAEAADVAKSQFLATVSHEIRTPMNGILGMLALLLDTDLSATQKDYAQTAEACGRALVKIINEVLDRAKIEAGKLVLETVPFNLRSILDDVVSLFSEKSRRKGIELAVFVSDNVPEFVMGDPGRFRQVITNLVGNSVKFTEQGHVFVKVHLVEQAKAVVDAKMINCMNGESEGVLGDHQFQTLSGYEAADNQNNWHTFKHLIADEATGYHDSSKLKTDDASQKVSLSVCVEDTGIGIALHAQDRIFTPFMQADSSTSRNYGGTGIGLSISKCLVELMGGQINFISRPKIGSTFSFTVDFRRCEKYAVSDLKKSISDDLPSAFKGFKSILVDAKPVRAAVTRYHLKRLGIQVEIVNSIRIVADLFRKNGSIIPLNERLPDMILVEKDSWMSDEDGCSGLQLLNRKQNGHTYKEPKMILLATNISNGEFDKAKAAGFADTVIVKPLRASMVVACLQQVLGLGKKIPGKDMCKGSTFLRGLLDGKKILVVDDNIVNRRVAAGALKKFGAIVECVESGKAAIKKLELPHSFDACFMDIQMPEMDGFEATRLIRDMEKNANEQWNVGCVNNDEATKRRAWHLPILAMTADVIHATLDKCLESGMDGYVSKPFEEENLYREVSTFFESKPLPDSVV; translated from the exons ATGGGGCAGAAGACGCAGCAAAGTCATCACATGGTGGCTGTGACGGTGAATGAACAGTTGGGGACAAAGAGGAAGTACAAGTTCTTCCCAAGAGCTTGGCTTCCTAAAATTTTGGCACTTTGGATTGTACTTGTGTTGTTTGGTAGTAGAACTATATATACAAGATTGGATGCTGTAACCAAGGAAAGAAGGAAGGAGATTCTTGTGAGTATGTGTGATCAGAGGGCAAGGATGTTACAAGATCAATTTAGTGTTAGTGTTAATCATGTCCATGCCCTTGCAATCCTGATTTCCACCTTTCATTATCTCAAGAACCCTTCTGCAATAGATCAG AACACCTTTGCCGAGTATGCAGACAGAACGGGTTTTGAAAGGCCATTGTTTAATGGGGTAGCTTATGCACAGAAGGTTGTGAATTCTGGGAGGGAAGAGTTTGAGAGGCAGCATGGATGGATTATAAGGACAATGAAAGGGGAGCCTTCTCCTATTAGAGATGAGTATGCCCCTGTGATATTCTCTCAAGATACGGTGTCGTATATTGGATCACTGGATATGATGTCTGGGGAG GAAGATCGTGAAAATATCTTGAGGGCTAGAAATACAGGAAAGGCTGTTCTTACAAGCCCTTTTAGACTGTTGGGTTCTCACCATCTTGGGGTTGTTTTGACGATTCCTGTTTACAGAACTGAGCTCTCCCCAAATCCCACAAAGGAGGAACGTATCCAAGCAACTGCAGG GTATCTAGGTGGAGCCTTTGATGTTGAATCTCTTGTCGAAAATTTACTAAGTCAACTTGCTGGACATCAAGCTATTGTGGTGAATGTTTATGATGTTACCAACTCTTCTGATCCTCTAATTATGTATGGAAACCAGTATGAAGTTGGAGACATGGCTCCTGAGCATGTCAGCAGGCTTGACTTTGGGGATCCTTATCGTAAGCATGAGATGATGTGTAG ATATCTTCAGAAAGCTCCAACACCATGGTCTGCACTGACCACCGCAATGTTGGCCTTTGTGGTTGGCTTTTTAGTTGGATATATTATATATAGTGCTGCAATTCACATTGTCAAGGTTGAGGATGACTTCCATCAGATGCAGGAACTGAAGGTTCGAGCAGAGGCTGCTGATGTTGCCAAATCGCAG TTTCTAGCAACTGTTTCTCATGAAATAAGGACTCCAATGAATGGTATTCTTG GAATGCTCGCTCTTCTTCTGGACACAGATTTGAGTGCAACTCAGAAGGACTATGCTCAAACTGCTGAAGCCTGTGGAAGGGCActtgtaaaaataataaatgaagTGCTTGACCGTGCAAAAATTGAAGCTGGGAAGTTGGTACTGGAGACAGTTCCTTTTAACCTTCGCTCGATACTGGATGATGttgtttctttattttctgAGAAGTCCAGGCGGAAAGGAATTGAG TTGGCAGTTTTTGTTTCTGATAATGTTCCTGAATTTGTCATGGGTGACCCAGGAAGATTTCGACAGGTGATCACAAACCTTGTGGGAAATTCTGTCAAA TTTACCGAGCAAGGTCATGTATTCGTGAAAGTCCATCTAGTTGAACAAGCAAAAGCTGTTGTGGATGCAAAAATGATAAACTGCATGAATGGAGAATCTGAGGGTGTACTTGGTGATCATCAATTTCAAACTTTAAGTGGCTATGAAGCTGCAGATAACCAAAACAATTGGCATACTTTTAAGCATTTGATTGCAGATGAAGCCACTGGGTATCATGATTCCAGTAAATTGAAGACTGATGATGCTTCTCAGAAAGTCAGTTTGTCAGTTTGTGTTGAGGATACTGGAATTGGGATTGCATTGCATGCACAAGATCGCATTTTCACACCATTTATGCAGGCTGACAGCTCAACATCCAGAAATTATGGAGGAACTGGTATTGGGTTGAGTATTAGTAAGTGCTTGGTTGAGCTGATGGGTGGTCAGATAAACTTCATTAGCCGGCCAAAAATTGGAAGTACATTCTCATTCACAGTTGACTTCCGAAGATGTGAGAAATATGCTGTCAGTGACCTGAAAAAATCCATCTCTGATGATCTGCCTTCAGCATTTAAAGGTTTTAAGTCCATTCTGGTTGATGCCAAACCAGTTAGAGCTGCTGTGACAAGATACCATCTCAAGAGACTAGGTATCCAGGTTGAAATTGTCAATAGCATCAGGATAGTGGCTGATCTTTTCCGGAAGAATGGTTCCATTATTCCTCT AAATGAAAGGCTGCCAGACATGATTCTAGTTGAGAAAGATTCATGGATGTCTGATGAGGATGGTTGTTCTGGTTTACAACTATTGAACCGCAAACAGAATGGCCACACTTATAAAGAGCCCAAAATGATCCTTCTAGCGACCAATATTAGCAATGGTGAATTTGACAAGGCTAAAGCAGCAGGCTTTGCAGATACTGTGATAGTGAAACCTTTGAGAGCGAGTATGGTGGTTGCATGCCTTCAACAGGTTTTGGGATTGGGGAAGAAGATTCCAGGAAAGGACATGTGCAAGGGATCTACTTTCCTTCGTGGTCTGCTCGATGGCAAGAAAATATTGGTTGTTGATGATAACATTGTAAACCGCAGAGTTGCTGCTGGTGCCCTCAAAAAATTTGGGGCTATTGTTGAGTGTGTTGAGAGTGGTAAAGCTGCTATTAAGAAGCTTGAGCTGCCACATAGTTTTGATGCTTGCTTCATGGATATACAGATGCCGGAAATGGATGG TTTTGAAGCGACTCGTCTTATTAGAGACATGGAAAAAAATGCCAATGAGCAGTGGAATGTCGGATGCGTCAATAATGATGAAGCCACAAAGAGACGTGCATGGCATCTGCCAATACTGGCCATGACAGCTGATGTGATCCATGCCACCTTAGACAAATGCTTGGAAAGTGGAATGGATGGCTATGTCTCAAAGCCATTCGAGGAAGAAAACCTTTATCGGGAAGTTTCGACATTCTTTGAGTCCAAACCTCTCCCAGACTCGGTAGTGTGA